In Neisseria dentiae, one DNA window encodes the following:
- a CDS encoding carbohydrate kinase family protein, whose translation MKVTSFGEVLWDDFPGGKVLGGAPLNVLVRLRSLGVDTSMISSRGDDADGEELLRQIESKNVNTDLLQVCKDQATSLVKVHLDACGSASYEIVYPCAWDRIQVEEAALQRVAESDAFIYGSLSTRDEVSRKTLEQLVEKAKFKIFDVNLRPPHYDTGRLLEMMKKADLIKLNDDELYELSKAYGSKHNSIEQNIQFLANLSGTPRICVTLGSHGAVYFENGELYRHCGYRVKVADTVGSGDSFLAGLTYKLLNNTPPQEAVSFACALGALVASHHGATPEISLEEVENFMHPA comes from the coding sequence ATGAAAGTAACCAGCTTCGGCGAAGTATTATGGGACGACTTTCCCGGCGGGAAAGTGCTCGGCGGCGCACCGCTCAACGTGCTCGTGCGCCTGCGCTCGCTCGGCGTCGATACCAGCATGATCAGCAGCAGGGGCGACGATGCCGACGGCGAAGAGCTGCTGCGCCAAATCGAAAGCAAAAACGTCAACACCGATTTGCTGCAAGTGTGCAAAGACCAAGCCACCAGCCTGGTGAAAGTGCATCTCGATGCCTGCGGCAGCGCTTCCTACGAAATCGTTTACCCCTGCGCGTGGGACAGAATCCAAGTGGAAGAAGCCGCCCTGCAACGCGTGGCCGAGTCGGACGCTTTCATTTACGGCAGCCTTTCCACCCGCGACGAAGTTTCCCGCAAAACGCTCGAGCAATTGGTGGAAAAAGCCAAATTCAAAATTTTCGACGTTAACCTGCGCCCGCCGCACTACGACACCGGCCGCCTGCTCGAAATGATGAAAAAAGCCGACCTCATCAAGCTCAACGACGACGAATTGTATGAATTGTCGAAAGCCTACGGCTCCAAACATAACTCCATCGAGCAAAACATCCAGTTTCTCGCCAACCTGAGCGGCACGCCGCGTATCTGCGTTACCCTCGGCAGCCACGGAGCCGTTTATTTTGAAAACGGCGAGCTTTACCGCCATTGCGGCTACCGCGTCAAAGTGGCCGACACGGTAGGCTCCGGCGACAGCTTCTTGGCCGGCCTCACCTACAAGCTGCTGAACAACACTCCGCCGCAGGAAGCCGTTTCATTCGCCTGCGCGCTGGGCGCGCTGGTGGCATCGCATCACGGCGCCACCCCCGAAATCAGCCTGGAAGAAGTTGAAAACTTTATGCACCCCGCTTGA
- the ispF gene encoding 2-C-methyl-D-erythritol 2,4-cyclodiphosphate synthase, giving the protein MNIRIGQGYDVHQLVEGRELILGGVAIPFDKGLLGHSDADALLHAVTDALLGAAGLGDIGSHFPDTAAEFKDADSRVLLRAAYKSVQAAGWRVVNVDSTIIAQQPKLAPHIPAMRANIAADLGLSETAVNIKGKTNEKLGYLGRQEGIEAQAAVLLQAV; this is encoded by the coding sequence ATGAATATCCGCATCGGGCAGGGTTATGATGTCCACCAACTGGTCGAAGGCCGCGAACTGATTCTCGGCGGCGTGGCCATTCCGTTTGACAAAGGGCTGCTCGGCCATTCGGATGCCGATGCGCTGCTGCACGCCGTTACCGATGCCCTGCTGGGAGCAGCGGGTTTGGGCGATATCGGCAGCCACTTTCCCGACACCGCTGCCGAATTCAAAGACGCCGACAGCCGCGTGCTGCTGCGCGCAGCCTATAAAAGCGTGCAGGCGGCGGGCTGGCGGGTGGTGAATGTGGACAGCACCATCATCGCCCAGCAGCCCAAACTCGCCCCGCATATCCCCGCCATGCGCGCCAACATCGCCGCCGATTTGGGCTTGAGCGAAACAGCCGTTAACATCAAAGGCAAAACCAATGAAAAATTAGGCTATCTGGGCAGGCAGGAAGGCATCGAAGCGCAGGCCGCCGTGCTGTTGCAGGCCGTCTGA
- a CDS encoding amino acid aminotransferase: MFFDKIEAAPADPILGLGEAFKAETRSNKVNLGIGVYKDAQGKTPIVKAVKEAEKRLLETENTKNYLTIDGVADYNEQTQVLLFGADSEIIASKRAKTAQSLGGTGALRVAAEFIKRQTGAKNVWISAPTWPNHNAIFKAVGINIRDYRYYDKTTHALDWDGLIEDLSRAEAGDVVLLHGCCHNPTGIDPTPEQWETLAKMSAEKGWLPLFDFAYQGFANGLEEDAYGLRAFAKLNKELLVASSYSKNFGMYNERVGAFTIVAADVETANRAFSQVKSIIRTLYSNPASHGGATVALVLKDEALKAQWIAELDEMRARIKEMRRQFVDLLKEYGAGQDFSFIVKQNGMFSFSGLNPEQVDRLKDEFAIYAVRSGRINVAGITADNIRYLCESIVKVL; encoded by the coding sequence ATGTTTTTCGACAAAATCGAAGCCGCGCCGGCCGACCCGATTCTGGGCCTGGGCGAAGCATTCAAAGCCGAAACCCGCAGCAACAAAGTGAATCTGGGCATCGGCGTGTATAAAGACGCCCAAGGCAAAACCCCGATTGTGAAGGCCGTGAAAGAGGCCGAAAAACGCCTGCTGGAAACCGAAAACACCAAAAACTACCTTACTATCGACGGCGTGGCCGACTATAACGAGCAAACCCAAGTGCTGCTCTTCGGCGCCGACAGCGAAATCATCGCTTCCAAACGCGCCAAAACCGCGCAAAGCCTGGGCGGCACCGGTGCCTTGCGCGTGGCCGCCGAATTCATCAAACGCCAAACCGGCGCCAAAAACGTGTGGATTTCCGCCCCCACCTGGCCCAATCACAACGCCATTTTCAAGGCCGTGGGCATCAATATCCGCGACTACCGCTATTACGACAAAACCACCCACGCCCTCGATTGGGACGGCCTGATTGAAGATTTGAGCCGGGCCGAAGCGGGCGACGTGGTGCTGCTGCACGGCTGCTGCCACAACCCCACCGGCATCGACCCCACGCCCGAACAATGGGAAACTTTGGCCAAAATGTCGGCCGAAAAAGGCTGGCTGCCGCTGTTCGACTTCGCCTATCAGGGCTTTGCCAACGGCTTGGAAGAAGATGCCTACGGCCTGCGCGCGTTTGCCAAACTGAATAAAGAATTGCTGGTGGCCAGCTCTTATTCGAAAAACTTCGGCATGTATAACGAGCGCGTGGGCGCGTTTACCATCGTGGCCGCCGACGTCGAAACCGCCAACCGTGCCTTCAGCCAGGTGAAATCCATTATCCGCACCCTGTATTCCAACCCCGCTTCGCACGGCGGTGCCACCGTGGCGCTGGTGTTGAAAGACGAAGCCCTGAAAGCGCAATGGATTGCCGAGCTTGACGAAATGCGCGCGCGCATCAAAGAAATGCGCCGGCAGTTTGTGGATTTGCTGAAAGAATACGGTGCCGGGCAGGATTTCAGCTTTATCGTGAAACAAAACGGCATGTTTTCGTTTTCGGGCTTAAACCCCGAACAGGTTGACCGCCTGAAAGACGAATTCGCCATCTACGCCGTGCGCAGCGGCCGCATCAACGTGGCGGGCATCACGGCCGACAATATCCGCTATCTGTGCGAAAGCATTGTGAAAGTGTTGTAA
- the hpnC gene encoding squalene synthase HpnC, with product MSVNHYENFPVGSIVLPRRLRKPTHAVYAFARTADDIADEGGATDAERLQGLGDLRAELDRIGRGETPQTALVQRLQAEALQPFGLPLQPFYDLLSAFGQDVRQKRYQNFGELVDYCRRSANPVGRIMLHLYGEHDPLSTAQSDGICTALQLINFWQDVAVDWQKGRVYIPQDDLQKFGVSEAQIAEGRADFAFQRLMAYECERAHKMLKAGSPLAKTLKGRMGLELRMIVLGAQQILHKLETNRYDVFNRRPVLEAKDWWVVVKRAVLKK from the coding sequence ATGTCGGTTAACCACTACGAAAACTTTCCCGTCGGCTCCATTGTGCTGCCGCGCCGTTTGCGCAAGCCCACCCATGCCGTTTATGCCTTTGCCCGCACCGCCGACGATATTGCCGACGAAGGCGGCGCAACCGATGCCGAACGCTTGCAGGGTTTGGGCGATTTGCGCGCCGAATTAGACAGAATCGGCCGCGGTGAAACGCCGCAAACCGCTTTGGTGCAGCGTTTGCAGGCCGAAGCGCTGCAACCGTTCGGCCTGCCTTTGCAGCCGTTTTACGACCTGCTTTCTGCATTCGGGCAGGATGTGCGGCAGAAGCGTTACCAGAATTTCGGCGAGCTGGTCGACTATTGCCGCCGTTCCGCCAATCCCGTGGGCCGCATCATGCTCCACCTTTACGGCGAACACGACCCTTTGAGCACGGCGCAGAGCGACGGCATCTGCACCGCGCTGCAACTGATTAATTTTTGGCAGGACGTGGCCGTGGATTGGCAGAAAGGGCGCGTGTATATCCCGCAGGACGATTTGCAGAAATTCGGCGTGAGCGAGGCGCAGATTGCCGAGGGCAGGGCGGATTTCGCTTTTCAGCGGCTGATGGCCTATGAATGCGAACGCGCCCATAAAATGCTCAAAGCCGGCTCGCCGCTGGCCAAAACGCTTAAAGGGCGGATGGGGCTGGAATTGCGCATGATTGTTCTCGGCGCGCAGCAGATTCTGCACAAACTCGAAACCAACCGCTACGACGTGTTCAACCGCCGTCCCGTGCTGGAAGCCAAAGACTGGTGGGTGGTGGTGAAGCGGGCAGTGTTGAAGAAATAA
- a CDS encoding formate/nitrite transporter family protein, which yields MSDLYPEQILQATVEKGVAKVKGSTLTLSLLGFLGGMYISLGYLAYIRVVGGMPHDWGSLAVFIGAAVFPIGLVCILIGGGELITGNMMVVLVAWLAKRISLAQWGRNWLIVTLANLVGAFFVAWFFGHYVGLTEGAVLEKTISVAEGKVAADFGRALVSGIGCNWMVCMGVWLCYGAHSFSGKILGIWFPVMIFVLVGFQHVVANMFVIPAAIWAGADISWAQFGWNMVSVYLGNAIGGAVFVGAVYFYAYRGKLGLKA from the coding sequence ATGAGCGATTTGTATCCTGAGCAGATTTTGCAGGCAACGGTTGAAAAAGGCGTGGCGAAGGTAAAAGGGAGCACGTTAACCTTAAGCCTTTTGGGCTTTCTCGGCGGCATGTATATTTCGCTGGGCTATTTGGCCTATATCCGAGTGGTGGGCGGCATGCCGCACGACTGGGGCAGCCTGGCGGTGTTTATCGGCGCGGCGGTGTTCCCCATCGGGCTGGTGTGTATTCTGATAGGCGGCGGTGAACTGATTACCGGCAATATGATGGTGGTGCTGGTGGCGTGGCTGGCGAAGCGGATTTCGCTGGCGCAGTGGGGGCGCAACTGGCTGATTGTTACGCTGGCCAATCTTGTCGGCGCTTTTTTTGTGGCGTGGTTTTTCGGCCATTATGTCGGCTTAACCGAAGGCGCGGTGCTGGAAAAAACCATTTCGGTGGCCGAGGGCAAGGTGGCGGCGGATTTCGGCCGCGCGCTGGTGTCGGGCATAGGCTGCAACTGGATGGTGTGCATGGGCGTGTGGCTTTGCTACGGCGCGCACAGCTTTTCGGGCAAGATTCTGGGCATTTGGTTTCCGGTGATGATTTTCGTGCTGGTGGGCTTTCAGCACGTGGTGGCGAATATGTTTGTGATTCCCGCCGCGATTTGGGCGGGCGCCGATATTTCGTGGGCACAGTTCGGTTGGAACATGGTGTCGGTGTATCTGGGCAACGCCATCGGCGGCGCGGTGTTTGTGGGCGCGGTGTATTTCTATGCCTACCGCGGCAAGCTCGGTTTGAAGGCCTGA
- a CDS encoding sugar porter family MFS transporter produces the protein MNQSKLLFWSITVALAGFLFGFDTVVISGADQALQKLWNSSDAFHGLVVMASALWGTVIGALFGSIPTDKLGRKKTLIIIGFLYIIGALGSALVSDPYLFAIFRFVGGLGVGASTIAAPAYVSEIAPPEQRGRLVAMYQFNIVFGILMAYLSNFLFSSLDLGANTWRWMLGIQVVPAVIYTFMVFGIPMSPRWLMMQGRYDEARAVLKQINPGADMEEMLAAAKADSEHKKESLWLKKYRLPVLLAFLIAFFNQMSGINAFLYYAPRIFEIAGLEKSAAMLSSVGIGIVNLIFTFVGLALIDKFGRRQLMYIGSFGYIISLGLVSVAFFLGWKGMAVPLFFFLFIAAHAIGQGTVIWVFISEIFPSHLRAQGQSLGSSTHWVLAAAIPAMIPLLFGSIGAAWVFVGFTAMMVLQLLFVMFMMPETKGVPLEELSKSLIKEDS, from the coding sequence ATGAACCAGTCTAAACTTCTCTTCTGGTCGATTACGGTGGCGCTGGCAGGTTTTCTGTTCGGCTTCGACACCGTGGTGATTTCGGGTGCCGACCAAGCCCTGCAAAAATTGTGGAACAGCTCCGATGCCTTCCACGGTTTGGTGGTGATGGCTTCGGCCTTGTGGGGCACGGTTATCGGTGCCCTGTTCGGCAGCATCCCCACCGATAAGCTGGGGCGCAAAAAAACGCTGATTATCATCGGCTTCTTATACATCATCGGCGCATTGGGTTCCGCGCTCGTTTCCGACCCCTACCTCTTTGCGATTTTCCGCTTTGTCGGCGGTTTGGGCGTGGGTGCATCCACCATCGCCGCACCCGCCTACGTATCGGAAATCGCACCACCCGAACAACGCGGCCGTTTGGTGGCGATGTATCAGTTTAATATCGTGTTCGGCATCTTGATGGCCTATCTTTCCAACTTCCTCTTCAGCAGCCTGGATTTGGGCGCAAACACCTGGCGCTGGATGCTCGGCATCCAAGTGGTGCCGGCCGTGATTTACACCTTTATGGTGTTCGGCATCCCGATGTCGCCGCGCTGGCTGATGATGCAGGGCCGTTACGACGAAGCCCGCGCCGTATTGAAACAAATCAACCCCGGCGCCGATATGGAAGAAATGCTGGCCGCCGCCAAAGCCGACAGCGAGCATAAAAAAGAAAGCCTGTGGCTGAAAAAATACCGCCTGCCCGTATTGCTGGCCTTTCTAATCGCCTTCTTCAACCAAATGTCGGGCATCAACGCGTTTCTGTATTACGCCCCGCGCATTTTCGAAATCGCCGGTTTGGAAAAAAGCGCCGCCATGCTCAGCAGTGTGGGCATCGGCATCGTCAACCTGATTTTCACTTTCGTAGGCTTGGCCTTAATCGACAAGTTCGGGCGCCGCCAACTGATGTATATCGGCTCTTTCGGCTACATTATTTCGCTCGGCTTGGTATCCGTGGCCTTCTTCCTCGGCTGGAAAGGCATGGCCGTTCCCCTCTTCTTCTTCCTCTTCATCGCCGCCCACGCCATCGGCCAGGGCACGGTTATTTGGGTGTTTATTTCTGAAATCTTCCCCAGCCACCTGCGCGCGCAAGGGCAATCGCTCGGCAGCTCCACCCACTGGGTGCTCGCCGCGGCCATTCCCGCCATGATTCCGCTGCTGTTCGGCAGCATCGGCGCCGCTTGGGTGTTTGTGGGCTTTACCGCCATGATGGTCTTGCAGCTGCTGTTCGTGATGTTTATGATGCCCGAAACCAAAGGCGTGCCATTGGAAGAATTGTCCAAATCGTTAATCAAGGAAGATTCATAA
- the rpiA gene encoding ribose-5-phosphate isomerase RpiA, which yields MASQDELKRMAAEKAVEFVNENEYIGIGTGSTVNLFIEALAKSGKKIKGAVSTSKGTSEMLARYEIPEVQMNEVSHLSLYVDGADEVNHSLQMIKGGGGAHLNEKIVASIADKFVCIADESKYVSRLGKFPLPVEVIPMARSMVSRKLVALGGQPELRMGFITFNGHQIVDVHDLNITLPVTLEDEINKIPGVVENGLFAHNAADVLVLGTQEGAKVITPN from the coding sequence ATGGCATCGCAAGACGAACTCAAACGCATGGCCGCCGAAAAAGCCGTGGAATTCGTAAACGAAAACGAATACATCGGCATCGGCACCGGCTCCACCGTTAATTTGTTTATCGAAGCATTGGCCAAAAGCGGCAAAAAAATCAAAGGTGCGGTTTCCACCTCGAAAGGCACTTCCGAAATGCTGGCGCGTTACGAAATCCCCGAAGTGCAGATGAACGAAGTGTCGCACCTGTCGCTTTATGTGGACGGCGCCGACGAAGTGAACCACTCGCTGCAAATGATTAAAGGCGGCGGCGGCGCGCATCTCAACGAAAAAATCGTGGCCAGCATCGCCGACAAATTCGTGTGCATCGCCGACGAAAGCAAATATGTTTCGCGTTTGGGCAAGTTTCCGCTGCCGGTGGAAGTGATTCCGATGGCGCGTTCCATGGTTTCCCGCAAATTGGTGGCTTTGGGCGGCCAGCCCGAGCTGCGCATGGGCTTCATCACCTTTAACGGCCACCAGATTGTCGATGTGCACGATCTGAACATCACTCTGCCGGTTACGCTCGAAGACGAAATCAACAAAATCCCCGGCGTGGTGGAAAACGGCCTGTTCGCCCACAACGCCGCCGACGTGCTGGTGTTGGGCACTCAGGAAGGCGCCAAAGTGATCACGCCGAACTAA
- a CDS encoding cytochrome ubiquinol oxidase subunit I → MDALILSRIQFAVNVSFHILFPVINIALAWFVVYFRYKAGKTGDAGWLAAYRFWTKVFAVTFAIGVVSGVTMSFQFGTNWPGFMEKAGNIAGPLLGYEVLTAFFLEAGFLGIMLFGRERVSQKVHMTASVIVAVGTSISAFWILALDSWMQTPQGHWIDAEGVMHVKNWLEVIFNPSFPYRLTHKLLASALTASFLIIGLSAWQILKKTANSATPKVLKTGLTVAAVAIVLQVFAGDAHGLNTHQYQPAKLAAIEAVWHTEKPAPLTLIGWPNEQTQQTDYAVKVPYLGSLILTHSMDGEIKGLSEFADKPPVAPVFFAFRVMVGVGVLMLLVSWYGWYRFRKTRWQPQQLPKWLLYTFAGMTFSGWVATLSGWYVTEIGRQPFLVYGVLRTEDAVTKMVPSENIGLTLVMYLVLYSAMLLSYIMVLKYMAEHPEHDAHETGRLKAEER, encoded by the coding sequence ATGGACGCTTTAATCCTCAGCCGCATACAGTTTGCGGTGAATGTCAGTTTCCACATTCTCTTTCCGGTGATCAATATCGCACTGGCTTGGTTTGTGGTGTATTTCCGTTACAAGGCCGGCAAAACGGGCGATGCGGGCTGGTTGGCCGCCTACCGTTTTTGGACAAAGGTTTTCGCCGTTACCTTTGCCATCGGCGTGGTGTCGGGCGTAACCATGAGTTTCCAGTTCGGCACCAACTGGCCGGGCTTTATGGAAAAGGCGGGCAACATCGCCGGCCCCCTGCTCGGCTATGAAGTGTTGACCGCGTTCTTTTTGGAAGCGGGCTTTCTCGGCATCATGTTGTTCGGGCGCGAACGGGTCAGCCAAAAAGTGCATATGACGGCTTCCGTTATCGTGGCCGTCGGCACATCGATTTCGGCGTTTTGGATTTTGGCGTTGGATTCGTGGATGCAGACGCCGCAGGGGCATTGGATAGACGCCGAAGGCGTGATGCACGTGAAAAACTGGCTCGAAGTGATTTTCAACCCCTCGTTCCCCTACCGTTTAACCCACAAGCTGCTGGCTTCGGCGCTGACCGCTTCGTTTTTGATTATCGGTTTGTCGGCTTGGCAGATATTGAAAAAAACCGCCAACAGCGCCACGCCGAAAGTGTTGAAAACCGGCCTCACGGTTGCCGCCGTGGCCATTGTTCTGCAAGTGTTTGCAGGCGACGCGCACGGTTTGAACACGCATCAATACCAGCCGGCCAAACTGGCCGCCATCGAAGCGGTGTGGCACACTGAAAAACCGGCGCCGCTCACCTTAATCGGCTGGCCCAACGAACAAACCCAACAAACCGATTATGCGGTGAAAGTGCCTTATCTCGGCTCGCTGATTCTCACCCACAGCATGGACGGCGAAATCAAAGGCTTGAGCGAATTTGCCGACAAACCGCCCGTTGCGCCGGTGTTTTTCGCCTTCCGCGTGATGGTGGGCGTGGGCGTGCTGATGCTCTTGGTGAGCTGGTACGGCTGGTACCGTTTCCGCAAAACCCGCTGGCAGCCGCAGCAACTGCCCAAATGGCTGCTCTATACCTTTGCCGGCATGACGTTTTCGGGCTGGGTGGCTACGCTTTCGGGCTGGTATGTTACCGAAATCGGCCGCCAACCGTTTTTGGTGTACGGCGTGTTGCGCACCGAAGATGCGGTAACAAAAATGGTGCCGTCTGAAAACATCGGCCTCACGTTGGTGATGTATCTGGTGTTATACAGCGCCATGCTGCTCTCTTATATCATGGTTTTGAAATATATGGCCGAACACCCCGAGCATGATGCGCACGAAACAGGCCGTCTGAAAGCGGAGGAACGATAA
- a CDS encoding cytochrome d ubiquinol oxidase subunit II — MDWNYWLPLVFLGLLGFVMTVYVVLDGFDLGVGMLMPRAKADEQNVMVGSIGPFWDANETWLVLGVGVLFIVFPKAHNIILGHLYLPVTFMLFSVIVRGAAFDFRVKADDNHKDLWNIAFMLGSAGMALTQGWMLGRYVTAFGTHPLDYLFSLGIMATVPAVYVLLAACWLIAKTEGELQQKARKWANQAWWPVVGCLLLISLATPFVSGSIFQRWFTLPNLFWLAPIPLLSAFCLIRAKLLLGRESVLRQGVWQPFALSTATLILCALGLGISVFPYAVIGQLTVWEAAASVPTLVVTLIGVGITVPCIIAYSIFSYWAFRGKATTLTYG; from the coding sequence ATGGACTGGAATTACTGGCTGCCCCTCGTATTTTTGGGCTTACTCGGTTTCGTGATGACCGTGTATGTGGTGCTCGACGGTTTCGACCTAGGTGTGGGTATGCTGATGCCGCGCGCCAAGGCCGACGAGCAAAACGTGATGGTCGGCTCGATCGGCCCGTTTTGGGATGCCAACGAAACCTGGCTGGTGCTGGGCGTGGGCGTGCTGTTTATCGTGTTCCCCAAAGCGCACAACATCATTTTGGGCCACCTCTACCTGCCCGTTACCTTTATGCTGTTTTCCGTGATTGTGCGCGGCGCGGCATTCGACTTCCGCGTGAAGGCCGACGACAACCATAAAGATTTGTGGAACATCGCCTTTATGCTCGGCTCGGCCGGCATGGCGCTCACGCAAGGCTGGATGCTCGGCCGTTACGTTACCGCCTTCGGCACGCATCCTTTGGATTATCTGTTTTCGCTCGGCATCATGGCCACCGTGCCGGCGGTTTATGTGCTGCTTGCCGCCTGCTGGCTGATTGCCAAAACCGAAGGTGAGTTGCAGCAAAAAGCGCGCAAATGGGCCAACCAGGCCTGGTGGCCGGTGGTGGGCTGCCTGCTGCTGATTTCGCTGGCCACGCCGTTTGTGAGCGGCAGCATTTTCCAGCGCTGGTTCACCCTGCCCAACCTGTTTTGGCTGGCGCCGATTCCGCTGCTGAGTGCATTCTGCCTGATACGCGCCAAGCTGCTGCTCGGCCGTGAAAGCGTGTTGCGGCAGGGTGTGTGGCAGCCGTTTGCCCTTTCAACCGCCACTTTGATACTGTGTGCCCTCGGCTTGGGCATCAGCGTATTCCCCTATGCCGTTATCGGCCAACTCACTGTTTGGGAGGCCGCCGCCAGCGTGCCCACTCTGGTGGTTACCCTGATCGGCGTCGGCATCACCGTGCCGTGCATCATCGCCTACAGCATCTTTTCTTACTGGGCGTTCAGGGGCAAAGCCACCACGCTGACTTACGGCTGA